The following coding sequences are from one Rhipicephalus microplus isolate Deutch F79 chromosome 3, USDA_Rmic, whole genome shotgun sequence window:
- the LOC119182665 gene encoding uncharacterized protein LOC119182665 yields MARCSAFPEAADADNHEHLLREFEEVTQIRLGSVGERKEHEFEEAMQNRLDSNQSPSNTEEKKEPDCKSDPVCDTESAFEYVFEKTEEELTKEKSLLQPAICKQRE; encoded by the exons ATGGCCAGATGTTCAGCTTTTCCAGAG GCTGCTGACGCAGACAATCACGAACACTTGTTGCGCGAGTTCGAAGAAGTGACGCAGATCCGGCTTGGTTCCGTCGGTGAACGCAAGGAGCATGAGTTCGAAGAAGCGATGCAGAATCGGCTCGATTCCAATCAATCGCCATCGAATACTGAGGAGAAAAAGGAGCCTGACTGCAAGAGTGATCCG GTGTGCGACACAGAAAGTGCCTTTGAATACGTCTTCGAGAAGACAGAGGAAGAGTTGACCAAAGAGAAATCACTCCTACAGCCAGCCATCTGCAAACAGCGAGAATAA